One window from the genome of Spirosoma rhododendri encodes:
- a CDS encoding fibronectin type III domain-containing protein — protein sequence MNVVKIVFRLSLLIALLASVNLYAQRNRTPPAPAPAPSTTTPADTGQAPARLVLLARNYGDSVVLRWSPNRAGHFLAGSQTGYWVERVELSKRFPDGKITLLSTSPVRPWTLDEARQRIKAGDRFPAIGLQMLYGKGYTKTFSPDAASIINLSEEQNNRFAVALMAADYSPRAADALGLRWVDRQPRQADAVYVYRIYPARSSAITGNLTDTVAVLVDPNSRFRAVAPLLEAIQSGDSAISLTWHRHSTQGAFSGFYVERSTDGKTFKRLTAQPYIQSQPDADIQQRDTVRFQTDSLGRSLISYSDSVVNYRRFYYRVIGIDAFGDLSPASEVVTGMARDLTPPLPPANLRTQVIDNKQIRVQWNRARLTTPDMAGYVIGRGSAVNGPFESISPTVLSASTLEFLDTKPDTYSNFYTVGAVDTAGNIAYAPAVVGIIADLLPPDKPTGLSAQTDTSGIVQLTWPLGQDDDIVAYKVYRSYEQQNDFYRQLTPLGIADTTFADTLPHPMLNKQVFYKIVAIDRTGNHSLFSAALPVAVPDRMPPTAPVIRSVVVDAGGVTLMVLPSSSVDVVGHRLYRRDGDAPWTLLRQLPGRADGLLTLRDTSFRAQPGFAGKTYTYALTAIDDAKLESERSFAVPVQPGAGVAQPVRNIQGRYDANRQAVVLNWEFPTLAEPYHFVVYRSLNGEGLSMYRAVDGQQRSFQDNATASTGRYQYAVRVQYHQRSGSALSQPVNISR from the coding sequence ATGAACGTTGTCAAGATCGTTTTTCGGCTTAGCCTGCTAATCGCCCTACTGGCTTCAGTAAATCTATACGCCCAGCGAAACCGCACCCCGCCTGCCCCCGCTCCGGCACCATCCACGACTACCCCTGCCGATACGGGGCAGGCACCGGCCCGGCTCGTGCTGCTGGCCCGCAACTACGGCGACTCGGTAGTGCTGCGGTGGTCGCCTAACCGGGCGGGGCACTTTCTGGCCGGTAGCCAGACGGGCTACTGGGTCGAACGAGTGGAATTGAGCAAGCGATTCCCCGACGGAAAAATCACGCTGCTCAGCACCAGCCCCGTCCGCCCTTGGACACTCGACGAAGCCCGGCAGCGCATCAAAGCCGGCGACCGGTTTCCGGCTATCGGCCTGCAAATGCTATATGGAAAAGGGTACACCAAAACGTTTTCGCCCGATGCCGCATCGATCATCAACCTCAGCGAAGAGCAGAACAACCGCTTTGCCGTGGCCCTGATGGCCGCCGACTATTCGCCCCGTGCCGCCGATGCGCTGGGCCTGCGCTGGGTCGACCGGCAACCCCGGCAGGCCGACGCGGTGTACGTCTACCGCATCTACCCGGCGCGGTCGTCGGCCATTACGGGCAACCTGACCGATACAGTGGCCGTACTGGTCGACCCCAACAGTCGGTTTCGGGCTGTTGCGCCCCTGCTCGAAGCCATTCAGTCCGGCGACAGTGCCATTTCGCTGACCTGGCACCGGCACAGTACACAGGGCGCGTTCTCTGGCTTCTACGTCGAGCGGAGCACCGACGGCAAAACGTTCAAACGCCTGACCGCGCAGCCCTACATCCAGTCGCAACCCGACGCCGACATACAGCAGCGCGACACCGTCCGCTTCCAGACCGACAGCCTGGGCCGATCGCTGATCTCGTACAGCGATTCGGTGGTCAACTACCGCCGGTTTTACTACCGCGTTATCGGCATCGACGCCTTTGGCGACCTAAGTCCGGCGTCGGAAGTTGTGACGGGGATGGCCCGCGACCTGACTCCACCCCTACCGCCCGCCAACCTCCGCACGCAGGTCATCGATAATAAGCAGATTCGGGTGCAGTGGAACCGCGCCCGGCTTACCACGCCCGACATGGCCGGGTACGTAATCGGGCGGGGTTCAGCGGTCAACGGGCCGTTCGAGTCGATTTCACCCACGGTACTGTCAGCTAGCACGCTGGAGTTTCTCGACACAAAGCCCGACACGTACAGCAATTTCTACACGGTCGGTGCAGTCGATACGGCGGGGAACATTGCGTATGCCCCCGCCGTCGTCGGTATCATCGCCGACCTGCTGCCGCCCGACAAACCCACCGGACTAAGCGCGCAGACCGACACCAGCGGCATCGTTCAGCTGACGTGGCCGCTGGGGCAGGACGACGACATCGTGGCGTATAAGGTGTACCGGTCCTACGAGCAGCAAAACGATTTCTACCGGCAGCTTACCCCGCTGGGTATCGCCGACACGACCTTCGCCGACACACTGCCCCACCCGATGCTGAACAAGCAGGTGTTCTACAAAATCGTCGCCATCGACCGCACGGGTAACCACTCGCTGTTTTCAGCCGCGCTCCCCGTTGCCGTGCCCGACCGGATGCCACCGACCGCGCCCGTTATCCGGTCGGTGGTGGTCGATGCGGGGGGCGTTACGCTGATGGTGCTGCCCAGTTCGAGCGTCGACGTGGTCGGGCATCGGCTCTACCGGCGCGACGGCGACGCACCCTGGACGCTGCTCCGCCAACTACCCGGCCGCGCCGACGGACTACTGACCCTGCGCGACACGAGCTTCCGGGCGCAGCCGGGCTTTGCCGGTAAAACTTACACCTACGCCCTGACGGCCATTGACGACGCGAAGCTGGAGTCAGAGCGATCGTTTGCGGTGCCGGTGCAGCCCGGTGCGGGGGTAGCCCAGCCGGTGCGGAACATACAGGGCCGCTACGACGCCAATCGCCAGGCGGTGGTGCTGAACTGGGAGTTTCCGACCCTTGCCGAACCGTATCATTTCGTGGTGTACCGGTCGCTCAACGGCGAAGGGCTGAGCATGTACCGGGCCGTCGACGGGCAGCAGCGCAGCTTTCAGGACAACGCCACGGCTTCGACCGGCCGCTACCAGTACGCCGTTCGGGTGCAGTACCATCAGCGCAGCGGCTCGGCACTTAGCCAGCCCGTAAACATTTCACGTTAA
- a CDS encoding cellulase family glycosylhydrolase translates to MKPHIFAYLPPALLLTGLLFRCQPATTDSPMNTPASKPGFYVDGRFLHDPCGTKITLRGINKMNVWTDRAGASFAEIAKTGANCVRIVWLATDEDTKQPTKAADLDNLITKCVAQQMIPIVEVHDATGDWSKLGAMVDYWKRPDIVAVIKKHERYLLVNIANECGDDQVKDDEFIAGYSQAVQQLRQAGIHTPLVIDGTDFGKNLEQLVKVGPPVIQADPDRNLLFSVHTYWPATDGATPAFIRQQFQSAVDAGLPFIVGEFAAYGAYAGINPQTGKPESSCGPKGRINYQTIVSEAQRLDIGWLIWEWGPGNDVDDHLCEIMDLTTNSTFATLKGWGKEVVLAGDNSIQKTAVRSPFLLNGMTCK, encoded by the coding sequence ATGAAGCCACACATTTTCGCCTATCTTCCCCCTGCACTGCTGCTGACCGGCCTGCTGTTCCGCTGTCAGCCAGCCACAACCGACTCACCCATGAACACCCCCGCCAGCAAGCCCGGCTTCTACGTCGACGGCCGCTTTCTCCACGACCCCTGCGGTACCAAGATCACGCTGCGGGGCATCAACAAAATGAACGTCTGGACCGACCGGGCCGGGGCTTCGTTTGCCGAAATCGCCAAAACCGGGGCCAACTGCGTTCGCATTGTCTGGCTAGCCACCGACGAAGATACCAAGCAGCCCACCAAAGCTGCTGATCTCGACAACCTGATTACGAAATGCGTGGCCCAGCAGATGATTCCGATAGTCGAAGTGCACGACGCAACCGGCGACTGGAGCAAACTCGGCGCAATGGTCGACTACTGGAAACGGCCCGACATCGTAGCTGTTATCAAAAAACACGAACGGTACCTGCTCGTCAATATCGCCAACGAATGCGGTGACGATCAGGTAAAGGACGATGAATTCATTGCGGGCTATAGTCAGGCGGTGCAGCAGCTTCGGCAGGCGGGCATCCACACCCCGCTGGTGATCGACGGCACCGATTTCGGCAAGAATCTCGAACAACTGGTCAAGGTTGGTCCACCAGTGATACAGGCTGATCCCGACCGGAACCTGCTGTTTTCCGTGCATACCTACTGGCCCGCTACCGATGGTGCTACACCAGCGTTCATCAGGCAGCAGTTTCAGTCGGCCGTCGACGCGGGGTTACCGTTTATCGTGGGTGAATTTGCGGCTTACGGGGCTTACGCGGGTATAAACCCACAAACTGGCAAACCGGAAAGTAGCTGCGGGCCGAAGGGGCGAATCAACTACCAGACCATTGTGTCGGAAGCGCAGCGGCTCGACATCGGGTGGCTGATATGGGAGTGGGGGCCGGGAAACGACGTTGACGATCATCTCTGTGAAATCATGGACCTGACCACCAACAGCACCTTTGCGACGCTGAAAGGCTGGGGCAAAGAAGTCGTGCTGGCCGGTGACAACAGCATCCAGAAAACGGCTGTTCGTTCGCCCTTCCTGCTCAACGGCATGACGTGTAAATAG
- a CDS encoding thioredoxin family protein, producing MNRFVLVCLLLLSRPGVQASQSGGIQFFTGSWQQALAEARRQHKPIFLDIYAHWCPPCQRMAREALPSPVVGAAYNDRFINYQLDAEVGEGLSLARQYGIASYPTALFLTPDGQLIHRGVGYAGVNGMVQQANLVLRMPAMRRALRKRPAVTSLADTLRTSP from the coding sequence ATGAACCGTTTTGTACTCGTTTGTTTGTTGTTGCTGTCGCGGCCGGGAGTGCAGGCCAGTCAGTCGGGTGGCATTCAGTTTTTTACGGGCTCCTGGCAGCAGGCACTGGCCGAAGCCCGGCGGCAGCACAAACCTATTTTCCTCGACATCTACGCTCACTGGTGCCCGCCCTGCCAGCGGATGGCCCGCGAAGCGCTGCCCAGTCCGGTCGTTGGGGCGGCTTACAACGACCGGTTCATCAACTACCAGCTCGATGCTGAAGTCGGGGAAGGGCTATCGCTGGCCCGGCAATACGGCATTGCCAGCTACCCAACCGCCCTGTTTCTGACCCCCGACGGCCAGCTAATTCACCGGGGTGTGGGGTACGCCGGTGTCAACGGTATGGTACAGCAGGCAAATCTGGTGCTGCGCATGCCCGCCATGCGTCGGGCGCTCCGCAAACGCCCGGCCGTCACTTCTTTAGCTGATACGCTGCGTACCTCACCCTGA
- a CDS encoding FKBP-type peptidyl-prolyl cis-trans isomerase produces the protein MIRFILKNSLPCLFAGVLIMGCGSASNQPCDPTPVAVSALPEEITTLRQFITSKGIKATADERGFYYTIQSPGTGAKPTICSEVTVNYVGKLTNNETFDSGNDVSFGLNQLVLGWQEGIPLIAPGGRITLYLPPSLAYGSQEQPGIPANSILVFDIDLKAVK, from the coding sequence ATGATTCGATTTATTCTGAAAAACAGCCTTCCCTGCCTGTTCGCGGGGGTACTGATAATGGGTTGCGGCTCGGCCAGCAATCAACCCTGCGACCCGACACCGGTTGCGGTATCGGCCCTGCCGGAAGAAATTACGACCCTCAGGCAGTTTATCACCAGCAAAGGCATCAAGGCTACGGCCGACGAGCGCGGCTTTTACTACACCATTCAGTCGCCCGGTACCGGTGCCAAACCAACCATCTGTTCGGAGGTTACGGTCAATTACGTCGGTAAGCTGACCAACAATGAAACGTTCGACAGCGGCAACGATGTAAGCTTCGGACTGAATCAACTGGTGCTGGGGTGGCAGGAAGGCATTCCGCTCATCGCACCCGGTGGCCGGATTACGCTGTATCTACCGCCCAGTCTGGCTTACGGTTCGCAGGAGCAGCCGGGTATTCCGGCCAACTCGATACTGGTATTCGACATCGATCTGAAAGCGGTCAAGTAA
- a CDS encoding reprolysin-like metallopeptidase, whose product MCRAVLLLAALCSSVATSWGQNPFFEPLSSAQARVATPVILGLKAYVPYQLKTTDLRSYLAKAPLEFQRGGNPLPVTIPLPDGTTETFALLESPILAPAVASKHPEIKTYTGKGTRHPTYTIRLSFTSSGFDAIILGVSNDAVYYTKVSTDPASQVYVTYFARDAKKAESAQPFGPVGTGKCGTVSPAIDTRTGNNGARVGADNNTGATLRTFRLALAATKEFTNKRGGGDVTAAYNALVGYVNRMNAVYRVELSVAFTLVSDQSTIFTAANDGGYNNGDLASMLGKNQSVLDAAVGDSKYDIGHVLGNSGGSGEGLAVAPSACVSGQKAMGASSFGDGSFAPIFDDQTFSHEVGHQFSMSHTFNSSIPVCTTREAKTSVEPGAGTTIMSYGYTCSGAAGNDDYETPTYQPILNFHTASYAQAAKYIGTLTCFTSTVLDNAVPAITKFPANVTIPKSTPFTLSGEATDANTADVLSYSWEGTDIGQVTPDGTTLANTAQPPFFRSYAPASTGTRIFPRLSAILNGSNYAKGDKLPSVGVATNLRMTVRDNVGGLTYQMVTVTVDGNSGPFLETTNLSGSYAGGSSQTITWSVNNTDVAPINCATVDILLSTDGGQTFPTTLLSATPNDGNEPITLPSVLTEKARIKIVSSNGVFFDISNANFTITAPAPPIVKITAPDPVASEGPRSGGRKAAVGARAGAVDPGMLKFERSNSVGTLVVNYKIGGTATPGEDFATLPTSVTFTNGQSVVMEELDPLDNNEDGEGDETAVFSLIDEADYDLDPSEEAATIVIKENNSNTTFSIVGVTKPSCTTLSATQRQLTFSPRYEGLTGKTVTFRVVNELPATTASGPFTLKLYTDNPAITLKAVQQGTDNEASYVYDWLATCTSSTAVTPTTPQPTIPLSITGATLVSCQATSATQRQLQFSPQYGGGTAEPIHFSVVNEMMPTTATGPYTLNLYTDNPAITLRAVQGANTASYVYNWLAACTTTTQPTSPTTSPTASFTITSVVMNNCQTTSATKRDISITPQYSGTTGQPITFHVVNETTPTTSAGPYMLSLYTDNPVITLKAMQQGTDTEVSFAYNWLANCQTPTPSRIGTGEPGANLQLQVLGNPARNGRLSVQVLGAAGQSLNLNLLDAQGQQVDTHRVEQAGSQEQHTFEISRYPTGVLLLRAITPTQSQTLRIVKAE is encoded by the coding sequence ATGTGTAGAGCCGTCCTACTACTGGCGGCACTCTGTTCCAGCGTAGCCACCAGCTGGGGGCAAAACCCGTTTTTTGAGCCGCTTTCGTCGGCACAGGCACGCGTAGCGACACCGGTCATTTTGGGATTAAAAGCCTACGTTCCCTACCAGCTTAAAACTACTGACCTGCGTAGTTATCTGGCCAAAGCACCGCTCGAATTCCAGCGCGGGGGCAACCCGCTCCCCGTGACCATCCCGCTGCCCGACGGTACGACCGAAACGTTTGCCCTGCTCGAATCGCCAATTCTGGCACCGGCGGTGGCGTCTAAGCACCCGGAAATCAAGACGTATACGGGTAAAGGGACCCGTCACCCAACCTACACGATCCGGCTTAGCTTTACCAGCAGCGGTTTCGACGCCATTATTCTCGGCGTCAGCAATGATGCCGTCTATTACACCAAAGTATCGACCGATCCGGCCAGTCAGGTATACGTGACGTACTTCGCCCGCGACGCGAAGAAAGCCGAATCCGCTCAGCCCTTCGGACCCGTTGGTACGGGCAAATGCGGCACGGTGTCGCCAGCGATCGATACCAGGACCGGAAACAACGGTGCCCGGGTGGGGGCTGACAACAACACCGGCGCGACCCTGCGTACGTTCCGGCTTGCCCTGGCCGCGACGAAGGAGTTTACCAACAAGCGGGGTGGTGGCGACGTTACAGCCGCCTACAACGCGCTGGTTGGCTACGTAAACCGGATGAACGCCGTGTACCGCGTTGAACTGAGTGTTGCGTTTACGCTCGTCAGCGACCAGTCGACCATTTTTACGGCGGCTAATGACGGTGGCTATAACAATGGCGACCTGGCGTCGATGCTGGGTAAAAACCAGTCGGTGCTCGACGCGGCCGTGGGCGATAGCAAGTACGACATCGGCCACGTACTGGGGAACTCGGGCGGCTCGGGTGAAGGGTTGGCCGTCGCTCCGTCGGCCTGTGTTTCCGGCCAGAAAGCAATGGGTGCCAGTAGCTTCGGCGACGGTTCGTTTGCTCCCATCTTCGACGATCAGACGTTTAGCCACGAAGTAGGCCACCAGTTCAGCATGAGCCACACCTTCAACAGCAGCATCCCCGTCTGTACAACCCGCGAAGCTAAAACGTCGGTGGAGCCCGGTGCCGGTACGACGATCATGAGCTACGGCTATACCTGTTCGGGTGCGGCCGGTAACGACGACTACGAAACGCCCACCTACCAGCCCATTCTGAACTTCCACACGGCCAGCTACGCCCAGGCAGCCAAGTACATCGGCACGCTGACCTGCTTCACATCGACCGTGCTCGACAACGCCGTTCCGGCAATTACAAAGTTCCCGGCCAACGTAACGATTCCGAAATCGACCCCGTTTACCCTGTCGGGCGAAGCCACCGACGCCAACACGGCCGACGTACTGAGCTATTCGTGGGAAGGGACCGACATTGGGCAGGTTACGCCCGATGGCACGACCCTGGCCAACACCGCACAGCCGCCGTTCTTCCGCAGCTACGCACCCGCCAGCACCGGCACCCGTATCTTCCCCCGCCTGTCGGCCATTCTGAACGGCAGCAACTACGCCAAAGGCGACAAACTACCGTCGGTCGGAGTGGCCACTAACCTCCGCATGACGGTTCGTGACAACGTCGGGGGCCTGACCTACCAGATGGTCACGGTAACGGTCGATGGTAATTCGGGGCCATTCCTGGAAACAACCAACCTGTCCGGTTCATACGCTGGCGGTTCGTCGCAAACCATCACGTGGAGCGTCAACAATACCGACGTAGCCCCGATCAACTGCGCGACGGTCGATATTCTGCTCTCAACCGACGGTGGACAAACCTTTCCAACAACGCTGCTGAGCGCCACCCCCAACGACGGTAACGAACCGATAACGCTGCCTTCCGTACTGACCGAAAAAGCCCGGATCAAGATCGTCAGCAGCAACGGCGTATTCTTCGACATTTCAAACGCCAACTTTACCATTACGGCCCCGGCTCCCCCCATCGTGAAAATCACCGCGCCTGACCCGGTTGCATCGGAAGGGCCAAGAAGCGGTGGACGTAAAGCGGCCGTCGGTGCCCGTGCGGGGGCCGTTGATCCGGGCATGCTCAAATTCGAGCGCAGTAATTCGGTCGGTACGCTGGTCGTCAACTACAAAATCGGTGGTACGGCTACGCCCGGCGAAGACTTCGCCACCCTGCCTACGTCGGTCACGTTCACCAATGGCCAGTCGGTCGTGATGGAAGAACTCGACCCCCTCGACAACAACGAAGATGGCGAAGGCGATGAAACAGCCGTGTTCTCGCTGATCGATGAGGCCGATTACGACCTCGACCCATCGGAGGAGGCCGCTACGATTGTCATTAAGGAAAACAACAGTAACACGACCTTCTCGATTGTTGGCGTTACCAAGCCGTCCTGTACAACGCTGTCGGCCACGCAGCGGCAGCTGACGTTCAGCCCGCGCTACGAAGGGCTGACCGGCAAGACCGTTACGTTCCGGGTAGTCAATGAACTGCCAGCCACCACCGCATCTGGCCCCTTCACGCTGAAACTGTATACCGACAATCCGGCCATCACGCTGAAAGCCGTACAGCAGGGCACCGACAACGAAGCCAGCTACGTCTATGACTGGCTCGCAACCTGCACCAGCAGTACTGCTGTTACACCGACAACGCCCCAGCCCACGATTCCCCTGTCGATCACGGGCGCTACACTGGTTAGCTGTCAGGCCACATCAGCCACGCAGCGGCAGCTTCAGTTTAGCCCGCAGTATGGCGGTGGAACGGCGGAACCGATTCATTTTTCGGTCGTCAACGAGATGATGCCGACAACCGCCACCGGCCCATACACGCTGAACCTGTACACCGACAACCCGGCTATCACGCTACGGGCTGTGCAGGGTGCCAACACCGCCAGCTATGTCTACAACTGGCTGGCTGCCTGCACCACAACTACGCAACCAACGTCACCGACCACGTCGCCAACAGCGTCGTTTACCATTACCAGTGTCGTTATGAACAACTGCCAGACCACGTCGGCCACCAAGCGCGACATCAGCATCACGCCCCAGTATAGCGGCACGACGGGGCAACCCATCACGTTCCACGTCGTCAACGAAACGACCCCGACGACCAGCGCAGGCCCGTATATGCTGAGTCTGTACACCGACAACCCGGTGATTACGCTCAAAGCCATGCAACAGGGCACCGACACGGAAGTCAGCTTTGCGTACAACTGGCTGGCAAACTGCCAGACACCCACGCCCAGCCGCATCGGTACGGGCGAACCGGGCGCGAACCTGCAACTTCAGGTGCTGGGCAATCCGGCCCGAAATGGTCGGTTGAGCGTACAGGTGCTGGGTGCCGCCGGGCAGTCGCTGAACCTGAATCTGCTCGACGCGCAGGGTCAGCAGGTCGATACGCACCGGGTTGAGCAGGCTGGTTCGCAGGAGCAACACACCTTCGAAATCAGCCGCTACCCGACCGGCGTACTGTTGCTCCGCGCCATCACGCCCACGCAGTCGCAGACGCTCCGCATCGTCAAGGCGGAGTAA
- a CDS encoding AAA family ATPase codes for MPHKERAMTNRLRRLGADHYMPNSPIIQNLYIPSDLDREFPLAPHFVQTFGSYPNYLHFSEDFKPSARELFASRGFQLINQSIRVTDEGWQSVERVYQHDDGILLKAEFVGDRFFRLYGLYHTEPSVKTLLDGLNEYKYAHEDNQTNIYLIQSGLGGLHTERVEINPPDINLDLHYNDDFLPVHERLVTLLGQPKSKGLILLHGEPGTGKTTYIKHLSSLVKKDMLILPPYMTNYLTSPEIIPFLLENKDSVLIIEDAERILQSREAGGDTNSVSNILNLTDGLLADCMHIQVIATFNASKHLLDKALMRKGRLMVDYAFGKLSPDKANALLTQLGMDYRTPEPMTLADIFNIDDQTVSGERQEFKKVGF; via the coding sequence ATGCCGCACAAGGAGCGGGCGATGACTAACCGGCTTCGCCGTCTGGGGGCTGACCATTATATGCCGAATTCGCCAATCATTCAAAATTTATACATTCCCAGCGACCTCGACCGGGAGTTTCCGCTGGCCCCGCATTTTGTACAGACGTTCGGGTCGTATCCCAACTACCTGCATTTCAGCGAAGATTTCAAACCGTCGGCGCGGGAGTTGTTCGCGAGTCGGGGTTTTCAGCTCATTAACCAGTCGATACGCGTAACCGACGAAGGCTGGCAGTCGGTTGAGCGGGTATACCAGCACGACGACGGGATACTGCTGAAAGCCGAGTTTGTGGGCGACCGGTTTTTTCGGCTCTACGGCTTGTACCACACTGAACCGTCGGTAAAAACGCTGCTCGACGGGCTGAACGAGTACAAATACGCTCACGAAGATAATCAGACGAATATCTACCTGATTCAGAGCGGACTGGGGGGATTGCACACCGAACGGGTCGAGATAAATCCGCCCGATATCAACCTGGATTTACACTACAACGACGATTTTCTGCCCGTTCACGAGCGGCTGGTCACGTTGCTGGGGCAACCCAAAAGCAAAGGACTGATTCTGCTGCACGGCGAACCGGGCACCGGCAAAACCACGTACATAAAGCACCTGAGTTCGCTGGTCAAGAAGGACATGCTCATCCTGCCGCCCTACATGACCAACTACCTGACCTCGCCCGAAATCATTCCGTTTCTGCTCGAAAACAAAGACTCGGTGCTGATTATCGAGGATGCCGAGCGGATTCTGCAATCGCGCGAAGCCGGGGGTGATACCAACAGCGTGTCGAACATTCTGAACCTGACCGACGGACTGCTGGCCGATTGTATGCACATTCAGGTTATTGCCACGTTCAACGCCAGCAAACACCTGCTCGACAAGGCCCTGATGCGGAAGGGACGCCTGATGGTCGACTACGCATTCGGCAAGCTAAGCCCCGACAAAGCCAACGCGCTGCTCACGCAACTGGGCATGGACTACCGGACGCCGGAACCTATGACCCTCGCCGACATCTTCAACATCGACGACCAAACCGTGTCCGGCGAACGGCAGGAATTCAAAAAGGTTGGCTTTTAG
- a CDS encoding PorP/SprF family type IX secretion system membrane protein, with amino-acid sequence MRNCWLVVIGVVCGLAGPVRAQREMLYSQYLVNNLSINPAYAGSRESFQLSAFLRRKWFGIRNAPVSQAVSMDGAVSNGRVGLGFQAFNDRMGLFAATGVLGSVAYRFNLPALSHLSVGLSGGVNVLPIYDQASAANINRPIGSLGLGVYYQADRFFAGISLPELISREPSVAGLTLYPAVRPLMIQAGYRFPLSETAVLIPSVLLSKIADRPLGVDLNARLWFAEQLGLGVSYRQNSPGIISTNYLQLLAEYQISPAIRLGYLFYSRTPESPNAMQYNENSVHEIMLRFSPGSLRFSY; translated from the coding sequence ATGCGGAATTGCTGGCTGGTTGTGATTGGTGTTGTGTGCGGGCTGGCAGGACCGGTGCGGGCGCAACGGGAAATGCTGTATTCGCAGTATCTGGTTAATAACCTGAGCATCAATCCCGCCTACGCCGGTAGCCGGGAAAGCTTTCAACTGTCGGCCTTTCTGCGCCGGAAATGGTTTGGCATTCGTAACGCCCCGGTGTCGCAGGCGGTGTCGATGGATGGGGCCGTCAGCAACGGGCGCGTGGGGCTGGGCTTTCAGGCCTTCAACGATCGCATGGGCCTGTTTGCCGCCACGGGTGTACTGGGCAGCGTAGCGTACCGATTCAACCTGCCCGCCCTGTCGCATTTGTCGGTTGGTTTATCGGGCGGGGTCAACGTGCTGCCCATTTACGATCAGGCCAGTGCCGCCAACATCAACCGCCCGATAGGCAGTCTGGGGCTGGGCGTTTACTACCAGGCCGATCGCTTTTTTGCCGGCATCTCACTGCCCGAACTGATCTCGCGCGAACCCAGCGTGGCGGGGCTGACACTCTACCCCGCCGTTCGGCCGTTGATGATCCAGGCGGGCTATCGCTTCCCCCTCAGCGAAACCGCCGTTCTGATACCCTCGGTACTGCTTTCCAAGATAGCGGACCGTCCGCTGGGTGTCGACCTCAACGCACGGCTCTGGTTTGCCGAGCAACTGGGTCTGGGGGTGTCGTACCGGCAGAACAGCCCCGGCATCATATCGACCAATTACCTACAGTTGCTGGCCGAGTACCAGATTTCCCCGGCTATCCGGCTCGGTTATCTGTTCTACTCCCGGACGCCCGAGAGCCCCAACGCCATGCAGTACAATGAAAACAGCGTCCATGAAATCATGCTTCGCTTTTCCCCCGGCTCCCTTCGCTTTTCGTACTGA